A region of the uncultured Fibrobacter sp. genome:
TTTCTGCATTCTGGGCCATCACCATATTTCGGGCATTTGGAATGTCGAAAACGGGACTGTGGCATCTGCCGGAGACTGGATGAAAAAACTCACCTACCTCCGGATGGAAGCAGGTGAGCTTGATATTCTGAATTTTGATGGTTAATCTTGGGTTCCGGCGTTATTTGCGCGGGTTTCCGTAGACTTCATCATTTTCTTGCTGGCATTTTCGCCCCAAATCCAGGCGACAATGTCAGTATTTGCGAACTTGTCCCACATATCGTCTAGCCAGCACCAATGATGGGTTTCGCCCTTTTCGTCGGTGAAAGTCCATTTTTCCGGGGTAGCGGAGAAGGTCATCTTGATCGGCTCCGGCTTGCTGAAGTTGCCGTATCCATCATTTACGGCTTCAGATTCTGCAGGTTCGATTTCGATGGTCCAGGACTTACCTTCGGTCCTTTTGTAGATTCCGACATTGTAGACTATAAGGATGGCGACGACGATGATTGCGCCCTTGTAATTCTTCTTGGTCAAGAAGAAAATCAAGAGGAGGACAAACAAAATCGCCAGTGCACCCAAATTATAGTGCGTCGTATAAAACAACTTGAGAATGTCGATCATAAGAGACTCCGACTAATTATTTCTTGGACTTTTCTGCTGCTTTCTGTTCGGCGACCAAAGAGGCTACGCTGAACGTAATGGTCTTGCCTTCGACCTTACATTCGGTACGGAAGCTCTGCTTGGGGAGTGCCAGACCGTGAGAAGAGAAGGTGCCCATGAAGGAGGCGTTGGCGTGGCTAGCAATAGTGCGCACGTTGATAAAGCCCTTGTCCTTGCTGAAGGAAAGCTTGAAGACCTTCTTGGCGCGATCGTAATCGGCAATCATGGTCTTGTTCACTTGGGTGTTCACAGCGTCTCTGGTGTGACGGTCGAAAATGATGGTGCCGCGAGAATCAATCGAAAGCATGGTCTTGTTTGCAATCGAGTTGCGGCAGGCAATCAGTTTCCACGGGCCCTTCTTCTTGGTAGAATTCTTGCTCGTGAAGATGTACTTGTTGCCTTCTTTTTCAAGTTCGTACGGACCGGTGACGATCTTTTCGCCGATGGCGTTCAGTGCGCCCTTGAAGTATAGGAACTTGGACTTTGTAGAATTGACACCAACAATGAAACGGAAAGACGTGGTCTTTGCTTCCTTGGTGGGTGTAATCGCTACGCGCTTACCCACAGGGTCGACTTCGATATCGGCATAGGGACCGATTTCAATGACTTCCCCTTTCTTGGAGTTTTCTTGCTTCGCCATCTTGTCAAGTTTCATTGTCTTGATGGCTTGGTCCGGAAAACGCAGAAAACCGCGAATATCCATTTTTACAATGATAGTATCCATAAACACCTCTTTTTGTTTATTTGTGGTTTTCAAGGTAAACTAATAATTTTCCTAAACAAAATCAATGCAGATAAGAAAAAAACATGAAAATCTGTTCCCAAAAAGTTTTTTTTGTGCGGAATTTCACACAACGTTTGTCAGTTTTTATCAAAATAAATTGCGTTTTTGTGACAAAATCAGCACTTTTTGCAAACTTTCTCCATTTCGGACAAAAAACCTCGAGCCTTCCAATTTGGAATATTCGGCCTTTGTTCTTTCTTCGAATTGTTTCTTATCGAAGAGTACAGTTATGTTATTTTGTGCGCTTTTTAGCTTGTCTATGGATACTTTAAAATTAGTGCGAATCAGGAATTTAGGATAAAGAAATCCGTACTTTTGATGAATGGCGTCGGCAATGTCGAAGATCGGATCAATTAAGATAATTTGTTCGGAATTAGCTTGCTGGTTGATTGCCGAGATTGCTCCCATGCCGCGTCCTACAAGGATTTGCGGGGCTTTGCCGTTGACTTGTGCTGCACATTCTGCGATTTGCTTGGCGTCGTTTTCGAACGTGTCTTCGCTGGGGGTTCCTTTGTTTTGGGCGGAGCCTCGGTAATTGAATGCGACAATGTTTGTTCCCGGGAGTGAGTCGACTTGCGCAAGGAACTGGGCCGCGTCTTCGTCGGCTTCGGGGAAGTAGAGCATGACGGGATCGTTTTCGTTACCCAGGGTAAAACCGTTCAGGGTCGTTCCATCTTCGAGAGTGCAGGTGAGGGGCTTGGCTTTGCCTTGGATTGCTTCGTTCGCTTCTTTATGATAGATTGCTCTCGGGAAAGCGTTCCTGCGTTCGGTGAGAGCAAGGTAGAAAACCATACTTATATATATAACGATTAAAATGCCTGCGATGCGTAAAAGCCTAAAGGCAAAGTTTTTTAGAAATCGGGCGATTTTTTGCAAAGTGCTGTTCATGGCGCCAAATTTAGAAAAATGAATCGGGTTCGCAAAGAAAAAGGACTTTCGCCTGTTTCCAGACGAAAGTCCAAAGGATGGGATTGGGTGTTCCTTGAATATATCTAAAAAAATTGGCAAGCGTATCACTTCTTTTTTCAAAAGTGTTCACGGATTGTTCTTTTTTGCAAGATTTACGGGAGTTTACAAAAGAATTTCAAAAAAAGGTGTTCCCAAAAATTCACAAAAAAAGTATATTTAGGCTGATGAACGTATACGCTTACTACAACTACCGAAAGTTCCTGCAGGACTATTATGACTACCGAAAGTCCGTGCAGCGATACTTTTCCTACCGGTCCTTTGCGAAGAAGGCGGGGTATTCCTCGTCGGGCTTTTATCTGGACTTGGTCCGCGGGCGCAAGTCGCTTACGCCCCAGATGTTGCCCAAGTTTATTGCGGCTCTTGGCCTGAACGAAAAGGAAGGACGTTACTTCACGCTGATGGTGGACTTTACGCATGCCACCACGCCGGCATCGAAGCAGGCTATCTTCGAACAGATGTCCGCTCTTCTTCCGAGCGCCATCAAGTCTTTGACCAAGAGTCAGCAGGAATACTATAGTAAGTGGTATTACGTGGCGGTCCGCGAGGCGTTGTCCGTCTTGAATGTGGGCCCGAAGAATATCCAGGAACTCGCTTTGTTCCTGAATCCCCGTATCACTCTTCCGCAGGCAAAGCAGGCTATCCAGTTGCTTTTGTCAATGCAGTTGATTGAACTGGACGAAAAAGGTTTTTATCGCTCGGTTAACAAGGCTATCTTTAGCGGCTCCGAAATCTCGTCGCTTTTTGTTCATCAGTTCCAGAAACAGATGATGGACCTCGGTAAAGATGCCTTGGATCATTACAGTACCGAACGCAGAAATGTATCTTGTATGACGATGAGCGTTTCTGCAGAAGGACTCGAACGTATTATTAGTAAGATTGACCTGTTCCGTAAGGAAGTGGTCGATATTATTCGTTCGGATGAAGGTGAAACCATGGTGTGCCAGATGAATATCCAGTTTTTCCCGCTGAGTAAGGAAAAGGTGGACCTGCCGCCAGAAACCGAGGAGGAAGAATGAGCAAGAAATTTTCGTTGTTGACTTGCCTGGCCTCGTTTGCGCTCGCCTTGATTGGTTGCAGTAACGATAAGGTTGCAGGTACGGTAACGGATACCGGCAATACGCTTGCTGAAACCCAGGTTTCGGGTGTTGTGCTTCGCGTTGACGGAACTCCTGCATCGGATGCCATGGTCCGTATGGCCCGCATGGCTGTTTACGATAGTGTTTTGCATGTTCCCGAACAGATTGAAGTCGTGACCGATTCCGATGGTGTATACTCTTTTGATTCCGCCTTGTCGGACACCTTCCAGCTGGCGGTAATCGATACATCTGCAGTCGAAGTGTTCTATTTGCCGCGCACGACTTTGAAGGCGAAGGCTTACGGCAGCATTCAGCTTGCCAAGGCTGCGGTCGTAACGAGCGTTCTTTACTTTGAAGAAGTGGAAGATTCTGCGGTTTCTGTGGGCGGTCACTTTATGACTTGCCTTTCGGGAACTCCGTTCTGCAACGACGTGTTCGCTGCGGACAGCTTCTCGATGCTGATTCCTGAAGGCGAATGGTCCATGGAGATTTTCCCGGGTGATTCCATGTTGGTTGCCCGTATGCAGTCTCTTGGCTTTGCAGATAGCCTTATCTACCGCACCTTGGATCTCGGCAAGATTAAGGCCGGCGATTCCGTAAGCTCTGGCCCGATTGTCTGGAGTACAACGTCGGATGCAGATTCCTTGATCAAGGAATCTGAAAAGGAAGCGAAGAATGTGGCTCGTCTTTCGGGTAAGGTGATGTGCAAGAACGGCAATCCCTGCGCCGATGTCGAAGTGATGCTGATTAAGGATATTTACGGTTTCAATTTTGTCGAAGGGGATTCGATGAAGTTCGAAGCCCAGACTACGACTGATAGTCTTGGTCGCTGGTGGTTGCCGCTTCCGGATTCTTTGCCGGGTGATTCCTTCCGCTTCGAATTCCGCAAGTTGCAGGATGACTTGGTGACTCAGGCCGGCGTATCCCGCTATTTGACCAAGAAGGATATCGAAAACCTGAAGGATACTTTGAAGGTGAAGGATGTTACTCTGTCCCGTCCGTCTACCTTGGTTAGCCGCGTGTCTTTGGTGGTGGATCGCGAAGATACCACCCAGTCGAACGATTGCACGGTGAACAGTGTGGTGGTGGGCATTAAGGGTACGTCTCATTTTGTGCGCGACGTGACTTGCAATGAACTTAGCCTTTCCGACTTGCCTTCGGGTTCTCAGCAGGTGGTTCTCTATTCGGGTATTCCGAAAGTGATTTCTACCTTGCGAGCATCGGATGTCTCGACGGATTATTTTGTGACTCTGACTGCCGTGTCGCTGCCTGAAGGTGGTACTCAGCAGGTCCAGGGTATGACTTACACCCCGCCCAATCAAAATATTTTCAAATAACCCCTTGCCGAAGTGAAATTCTTTTACTAACTTTGGGGGCGCATTGAGCTATGGTGTAATGGTAGCACAACAGATTCTGACTCTGTTTGTCTAGGTTCGAATCCTGGTAGCTCAACGATATAACTCTTTGCTCGTACCCCTGAGCAGAGAGTTTTTTATTTTTGGAATATGGAATTTTTCGACTACTACGAGAAACTTTTTGGCGACCGTTGGCCGGCGTTGCTTGAATCCTTGAAGGGAGAGGGCTGCGCGACTGAATTGCGTTTTGGTGAAGGACTTGAACCGTACTATTTGGATGAAGCCTCGGTCTTTGCGGCGAGTGCTCTCGGTGTGGAACCTGGCGATGACGTGCTTGACATGTGTGCAGCACCTGGCGGAAAGACGCTCGTGATTGCGTCGTTGCTCAAAGGCGAAGGTTCTTTACAAAGTAACGACCGTTCGCCGGATCGCCGTTTGCGCTTGCAGCATGTAATCGAAAATTCCTTGCCCGAAAGCTGGCGCTCCGTAATCAAGGTGACGGGTTACGACGGCATGAAGTTTGGACTCCATAAAAAAGAATGCTTTGACAAGGTTTTGCTGGATGCTCCCTGTTCTTCGGACAGGCATGTGCTGAATTCTCCGGCGCATTTGGAAGTGTGGTCTGCAAAACGCGTCAAGAGGCTTTCTGTAGAGCAAGGGGCTCTCCTTGCCTCGGCCGTAGATGCTCTTAAACCGGGTGGAACGGTGGTTTATGGCACTTGCGCGCTTTCGCCGATGGAAAATGACGATGTTGTCAGGAAAATCCTGAAAAAAAGGCCGTCCATGCGTTTCGAAGCTATCGAAAACTTGCTGCCGGGTGCCGACCGCACCGAATTTGGTGTCCATATTCTGCCCGACCGCTCTGAGGGGCGCGGCCCCATTTATTGCGCCAAGCTTGTGAAAGAAAAATAGCGGTCTTTAGAGACTTTTTCGCAAATTTTTATTTATCTTTACAATATGTTTAAGCGAATTGTCTTTTCGTCGTTTTTTGCGTTGGCTAGCGTTTTAGCTTTTGCCGACGATACTGCTCCTGGTAAGCAGGTTGATGCTTCACCTGCTACGCAGGTCGATGCTTCACCTGCTGCGCAGGTCGATTCTTCGTCTGTGCAGGCGGTTTCTTCATCCGCGATGTCGTCTTCGTCGCAGGTGGCGCCCGCATCTTCGGAATCCGAGGCCCCCAAATTTCGCGAGGTACCTGTGCGCTACTGGGTGAACGGGGATTCCTCTGAACTCGAAGCCATTTTTGTAAAGATTGAAAACGATACGGTCTACTTGAAAAAGCCGACTGAAGCGGAACTGCGCCATATTGAACAACTGGCCGACAAGAAGGCGATTGCCCTTCAAGAAAGCAATGGCCAGGAGGTTGAGCAGGCTGAAGACGAAAACGAAGAAGTCGATTTGAATGCGAAACCCGCCGAAATTATTATGACGGATGCCGTCAAGGATTCGATGGCTGCCCAGGCTGATACTGGCAAGGCTGAGGCTGCTCCGGTAGATGATGGCGCCGACGATGACCTCGCGACGGCAATGGCAAAAGAAGACAAGCGCGTAAAGATGGAAGAAATCGCGAAAATGGAACAGGAAATCCGTGAACGCGAAATCCAGGATAGTATTGCCGCTGCCAAGAAGAATCCTTACATCAAGATATTCAGGTACGAGTTAAAGCGTCTTTATAATATGGAAGACGACGTGATGATCGACCTTTCGCTTTCGAACTATGTTGTTCCCATTGTAAAAGTTGTCGAAGAAACGATCGAACTTTATCCGCCGGGAAATGCCAACTTGCTGGTGGTTTCGCAGCCTGAGGCTTGTTCCTTGTATGTCAACGGCATTCCGCTGAAGATTGTGGCTCCGGATACGATTAAGAATATCAAGCCGGGCAAGTATACAATCTCGGTGATGAAGGTCTTGAAAGACGTAGAATGGTGGGGTTCCGCCGTTGTGAAAATTAATGCCGATAGCGTGAACAAGGTGACGATTCCGGTACTTCGTCCTTCGACTCGCTTGACGCTTAATTCGAACCCGGAAGCAGCCGAAGTTTACGTGAACCAGGAACCGTCGCTGAACAGAATGCCTGACCACATGACCGACGTGGTGGTGGACGGCGTAAAGCCGCAGGTCAGGGCTACAATCCACTTTAGAAAGGTGGGCTACCGCGATACTACGGTGACGACGGAAATCAAGCCGTACATGCCGAACCTGGTATATGTGGACATGACGCCTGTGCTTGACGACCTTGAATTTATCGAAGAACAAAATGCATTCAATAAGGAACGTAGCCAGAGACGTATCGGCCGCGGACTTTTGTGGAGTTCCATTGTCCCCATTATTGCCGGTGGTGTAATGTGGTACTTGGCTGAACGCGATTGGAGCAAGGCTGCCGACAAGAAACATGCTTACGAGAATTTGTCTGCATTCGATAGCGACGACACTCGCCAGATGGTCAAGGATAACCATGAATTGAATGACAGTGGTGATGCCAAGTGCGGTGTTGCCATTGGACTTGGAGCCTTGGGCGTTGGCCTCTTGGCGGCAGGCATTGTCCTTGCGTTCTAGTTTAAAATAAATGGAGAAAATATGATTAAGAAAATCCTTTCGGTATGCTTGCTCTCGATTGCTTTTGCTTCGGCTCAGATTGCAGATGACCCTTATGCCTATACCTCTGGCGCCCAGGAACAGGAAACGCCGGTGATGAATATCAACCATACCGATAGTGACGAACCGGTGTTTGCGATCTCGATTCACCCGGTATCGATGTTCATTCTGTCTCTGATCGATATTCCGTCCATTTTCTTGACCATTGAAGGGAACCTGGCTAGCCATGTTTCCTTGATTACTAGACCCTATTTTGTCTGGGCGGAATTTTCGGATAGCGATGAAGATCTTGATATCTTCTTGTTCGGTATTTCGGAAGGCTTGCGCTTTTACTTGAACGAAGGACATCGCGGTCTGTATTTGTCAGGACATTTCAATTACGACCGTGTGAGCCTGGAATACACTTATGAAGGTAATTCTAGGGACAATATCGATGCCCATGCGAACGGTTTTGGCTTTGGCTTTTATATCGGTCATAAGTTCCGTTCTGGCCATTTTACGACATCGTTTGATGTCGGCTATGTCTATTCTCACTATTCGACCTCGGCAAAGGCTGAAGATGATGTCGATAGGGTTGCTACCGTGGGCTCGGGCTACGACATAAACTATACGTTCGGCTTCACGTTCTAACTCATTTTTCTATTTTTTTGAAAAAATTGGAGATTTGTATGCCAGCAATTCATTTGACTGCAGAGAATTTTGACTCAGCGATTTCCTCGGGCCAGTTGGTCTTTGTGGATTTCTGGGCCACCTGGTGCCGTCCGTGCATGATGATGGGTCCCGTCATCGATGAACTTGCCGACGAATACAATGGCCGTGCGGTCATTGCCAAGATGAACGTGGACGAACCCGGTGTGGGCGATATTTGCGCCCGCTTTGGTATCACGAATATTCCCAACATGAAGCTCTTCAAGAATGGAGTGGAAGTGGGCAATGTGGTGGGTGCCGTACCGAAGGCTACCGTTAAAGGCGTTATCGACCGCAATCTGTAATTCTCATGCTGACTAAACGATTGATTGTATGTCTTGATGTCCGCAACCGCAAGGTGACTAAGGGCGTCAAGTTTAAGGGTAATATCGATATCGGTGATCCGGTTGAGATGGGTGCGCAGTATAGCGCAGACGGTGTCGATGAATTAGTTTTTTACGATATTACTGCAAGTGCCGAAAATCGTCCGTGCGATATGGAGATGATTCGCCAGATTGCTCACCGCGTGTTTATTCCGTTTGCGGTGGGTGGCGGTATCCGTAATTTGGACGATATGCACGAAGCTCTTTTGGCTGGTGCAGAAAAGGTGAGCGTGAACAGCCTTGCCGTGTTGCACCCTGAAATTATTGCCGAAGGCGCGAAGGCTTTCGGTCGCCAGTGCGTGGTCTTGGGCATGGATGCCAAGTTCGTGGGCGTTTCGGACAAGTTCAAGAGCGGCTACGAAGTGTATATTCGTGGTGGGCGCCAGGCGATGGGCATCGATGCCGTGGAATGGGCCAAGAAGGCCGAAGACCTGGGTGTCGGTGAAATTTGCTTGAATGCAATCGATACCGATGGCGTTCGTAACGGCTATGAATTGAATATTACCGACCAGGTGGCACGTGCGGTGCAGGTGCCGGTGATTGCTAGCGGCGGTGCCGGAACTCCGGCCCACATTGTGGACTTGTTCCGCAAGACTTCTGCCGATGCAGCCCTGGTGGCTTCGATGGTTCACTTTGGCGATTACACTGTTCCCGGAATCAAGAAAGAAATGCTTGCTGCAGGAATCCCTGTGCGCAAGAAAATGAACGGCGAGGTGTAAGTTGAACACTTCTGTTGCGGTCAAGATTTTTGAAGCAGGCAAGAGTGCCGGTGCTGACTTTGTCGAAATTTTCGAAGAAGAAACTCGCAGTTCGATGCTCGGACTTAAATCGAGCCAGATTGAGTCTGCGACTGCAGGCACAGAATATGGTATCGGAATCCGTTTGATTTACGGAACCGAAGTACTCTACGGCTTTACGAGCGATGATTCTGAAGAAGCGCTTGTAAAACTTGTGAAGACGCTTGCTTTTGGCCGTATCGCTCAAATGAGCAAGGCTCCGATTGAATTCGCACCCGAAAAGCGCGTGGCTGATTACAATGTGGCTGCTTTCAAGGATCCGCGCGTTCTGGGCCAGGCGGTCAAGCAGGACTTCTTGTTCCGCGCAGACCAGGCTGCCCGTAAGATTTCGGATAAAGTAGTGCAAGTAGGCGCTTCGGTGACGGATTCTTGCTCCACGATTTCGCTCATGAATAGCGAAGGCTTGAACCTGTCTATGAACCGTGCACGCTTGCGCGTGAACGTGACTGTGACTGTGTCCGACGGAACCGAAAGATTGACGACGCACGAGGCTCCTGGCGCCTTGGGCGGTTATGAACTTTTAGCAAATTATTCGCCCGAGGCTTTGGCAACCGATGCGACGGAACGCTTGTTGCGCATGCTTTCGGCGGGTTATATTAAGGGCGGCCAGATGCCTGTGGTGATGGGCAATGGCTTTGGCGGCGTGATTTTCCACGAAGCCTGCGGACATCCGCTCGAAACGGAATCGGTCCGTCGCGGCGCAAGCCCGTTCTGCGGTAAACTTGGCGAAGCGATTGGCCAACCCTGCTTGACCGCTATTGATGACGGCACTATGGAAGGCGTGTGGGGGAGCCTGAAGTTCGATGACGAAGGTACTCCGACCCAGCGTACGACTTTGATTGAAAACGGTATTTTGAAGACTTACATGAGCGACCGCGTGGGAGCCCAGGAAGTCGGAATTGCCCGCACGGGATCGGCCCGTCGTGAAAGCTACAAGTACGCGCCCGTGAGCCGCATGCGCAATACCTTTATTGCTCCTGGCAAAGATACGCTCGATTCGATGATTGCAAGCGTTGACAACGGTCTTTATGCTGCACGCATGGCGGGCGGTTCGGTGAATCCGGCAACAGGCGAATTCAATTTTGCCGTTGACGAAGGCTATGTGATTCGTGGCGGCAAGATTTGCGAACCGGTGCGCGGCGCAACCTTGATTGGCAAGGGCCATGAAATCATGCCCCGCATTAGCATGGTGGGTACAGACTGGGAAGTGGCCGCAGGTGTCTGCGGTGCAAGTTCTGGACATGTGCCTGTGACTGTGGGGCAGCCTTCGATTAAAGTGGACCAGATTCTGGTCGGCGGCCGCTAGAATTTACCCCATCGTCTTTTAGGATTTGGACAGTGGTCTTCATGACCGTCTGGCCATATCCAGACTTCGTCTGTAAAAGGACATTTTGAGCATGAACCGCTCATGGGGCAGTCTTCGGTCGGATCTTCCAGGAACAGGGAACCTTCGTATTTGATTTTGTCCGAATGGAGAGAGCCTTCGAGAAGTTCGTGGCGAAGTGATTCAAGTTCTTGCTTGCTGAGTTTGAATCGCCTTTCGAGAATTGCCGATGTATCTGGAATGAATACAGCCGGATTCCATTTGATTCGCTGGACGCCGGCCGTTTCGGCCCAGGCGATAAGGTCCTTGTAATCGTTGAGATTTTCGCGGTGCAAAGTCACTTGCAAAGAAATGGTGGCGCTGGAATCGAGCCTGCGTTTGCGGCATTCGACAAGCTTCTCTACATTTTCGCGCCAGAGGTTGCGGAGGTATCCGCCCATTTCGTAAGCGAGCGTGCTGACCTTGATGTCGCTGCAGGCCTGAACCAGTTCGAACATGACCGACGGCGTGCCCCACTTGCCTGGGAATGTCCCGTTGGTAGTGAGATTCATCTTGACGCCTGTCATTTCGCAAAGGTGCAGCAGGTTTTCGAATTTTGAATAAAGTAGAGGTTCCCCCATGGTGGAGGGAATGACTTCTTTTAGCAAGGAATTGCCGTTTTCGTCTCGACTGGCGGCGTACTTTTCGATAGCTGCCTTGGCGGTTTCAAAAGGCATTTCGCCAGAATAAGAGACGATGCCGCGCTGCCTTAAAAAACACAGCGCACAGCGCAAATTGCATTTGTCGGGGTTGGTGAGTAGAGTAATACGACGCATGATCTAATTTAGAACTGAACGAATCTAAATTCGATCTAGGCCCTATGCTCCCTTAAATACTTGATGGCGGCAAGTCCTGCCTTGGCGCCTTCGCCCACGGCAACGGCAACTTGCAGGGTTCCTCCGGTGCAGTCGCCAGCAGCGAAGAGCCCGGGGAGTGTCGTCTGGAAATCATTGTCGAGAACGAGTGTGGGACCGTCAAAGCCGGCGCCAGCCTTCTTGGCAAGGTCGGTGGCGCTTGCGCTTCCGAGGGCTACAAAGAGTCCGTCGAATTCTTCTTCGGTGCCGTCTTCGTAATGCACGCCCTTGAACTGGCCTTCGCCAACCAAAGATTGCAGGTGGCGAGATTCAATGTGCACGTTGGGCGGGAATGAAGCTGTCAGGGGGGCGCCATTGGTAAGGAGCGTGATGCTTGCGACGACTTGTGCAAGTTCCTGGACTTCGTGAAGGGCGTATTCGCCTGTACCGAGGACTGCCACCTTTTTCTGGCGGTAGAAGAAGGCGTCGCAAACGGCGCAATAGCTTACACCGTGACCTTCAAGTTCTGCCATGCCGGGCACCGGGTGCTTATTGCGGGCAGCACCTGTAGCCATGATGCAAACTTTTCCGTGGTATTCGCCTACAAGGCCCTTTGCCGAGAAACCTTGACCGTCAAACATGAGGTCGGTGATTTCGTCGTCGATGATTTTGGCACCAAGGGCCATGGCCTGCTTGTGGCCCACTTCTAGAAGTTCTTCGCCGCTAAGGGGCTTTTCAAGTCCATAGTAGTTCTGGATCATGTGGGCTTTTGCCAAGCCACCGCCGTCTTTGCCAATCAATTGGACGGAAAGACCGGCTCTCAAACCATAGAGCGCGGCTGAAATACCTGCGGGGCCGTAGCCTAAAATCAGCATATCTGTCATAAATGACTCCATATCTCTTCAATTCCTATGTTCCTAAAATACAAATTATTTATCTTATGGAATAGGTAGTTTGTGGAAAAAAAACTTAAAGGGAAATGATGGAACGATTGACTCCGCGTGATATGTTTGTTGAAGCCGGCTACGGTCCGAACTTTGCAAACCAGCTTATACAAAATGCCTATAGCAAGTTATTCGAAGGTGACCCGATTGATGAACGAGTCTGCTTTGACGCCTCCGACGACATGAGCTATATCATCGATATCGGTCACGACGACATTCGCTCCGAAGGCATGAGCTACGGCATGTACATTACGGCGCTTACGGGCCATGAACGTCAGTTTGACAAGCTTTGGAATTTTGCCAAGCGTTACCTGAGAAACGATGACGGCCCGCATGTGGGCTATTTTGGCTGGCAGGTATCTACTACCGACTTTAGCAAGATGGACCCCGGTGCTGCACCCGATGGCGAAGAATACTTTGCCATGGCTCTTTTGATTGCTGCTGACAAGTTTAATCGTCCTGACCTCAAGGACGAAGCGGTGGGCCTGATTAACTGGATGCGCAATAAGCCGAATAACGGAATTGTGGGCCCGATTATTGACCCGGAACGCAACTTGGTGAAGTTCTCGCCGGTGCTGGGTAACGATTTTACCGACCCGAGCTACAACACCATTGCTTTCTACCGTGCCTTTGCCGAAGCGACTGGCGACGAGACTTGGCTCACGATTGCAAACAACAGCCTTGAATACATCCAGAAGGCTGCTCACCCGGTGACGGGCCTTTGCAGTGAATATTCCGAATACGATGGTACTCCGAAGGCTACCCCCTGGTACCCCGAAAGCGATTGCTTTAGCGGTGATGCTTGGCGC
Encoded here:
- a CDS encoding NAD(P)/FAD-dependent oxidoreductase — its product is MTDMLILGYGPAGISAALYGLRAGLSVQLIGKDGGGLAKAHMIQNYYGLEKPLSGEELLEVGHKQAMALGAKIIDDEITDLMFDGQGFSAKGLVGEYHGKVCIMATGAARNKHPVPGMAELEGHGVSYCAVCDAFFYRQKKVAVLGTGEYALHEVQELAQVVASITLLTNGAPLTASFPPNVHIESRHLQSLVGEGQFKGVHYEDGTEEEFDGLFVALGSASATDLAKKAGAGFDGPTLVLDNDFQTTLPGLFAAGDCTGGTLQVAVAVGEGAKAGLAAIKYLREHRA
- a CDS encoding glycosyl hydrolase family 8 translates to MMERLTPRDMFVEAGYGPNFANQLIQNAYSKLFEGDPIDERVCFDASDDMSYIIDIGHDDIRSEGMSYGMYITALTGHERQFDKLWNFAKRYLRNDDGPHVGYFGWQVSTTDFSKMDPGAAPDGEEYFAMALLIAADKFNRPDLKDEAVGLINWMRNKPNNGIVGPIIDPERNLVKFSPVLGNDFTDPSYNTIAFYRAFAEATGDETWLTIANNSLEYIQKAAHPVTGLCSEYSEYDGTPKATPWYPESDCFSGDAWRVAMNLSLDYALFRGHECEKQICEKILNFFNGKRPYLADYAIDGSDFPRPGRNATPGVIAMNAAATQVLPTDDPRIKPFVKDLAALSVPYRFWRYYDGMLYMLGLLATAGKIRI
- a CDS encoding radical SAM protein, translating into MRRITLLTNPDKCNLRCALCFLRQRGIVSYSGEMPFETAKAAIEKYAASRDENGNSLLKEVIPSTMGEPLLYSKFENLLHLCEMTGVKMNLTTNGTFPGKWGTPSVMFELVQACSDIKVSTLAYEMGGYLRNLWRENVEKLVECRKRRLDSSATISLQVTLHRENLNDYKDLIAWAETAGVQRIKWNPAVFIPDTSAILERRFKLSKQELESLRHELLEGSLHSDKIKYEGSLFLEDPTEDCPMSGSCSKCPFTDEVWIWPDGHEDHCPNPKRRWGKF